A part of Brassica rapa cultivar Chiifu-401-42 chromosome A05, CAAS_Brap_v3.01, whole genome shotgun sequence genomic DNA contains:
- the LOC117133979 gene encoding uncharacterized protein LOC117133979, with amino-acid sequence MDNPPTDTPPPLKRNSNDVGWEYGVLCDARSLDKVKCKLCGKEFSGGVFRMKEHIAHLKGNVSACPVSSKEDQEKCKKAVLEGKNKKNLKRKHEEALRAEVNISKDSGTEELERELGALKTHHSQGPIDQYVSSINPEASLAAQTRQQSIHDAISKEKRHVVRQYCSRWLYHTSIPFNAIDNDSFRLFCEALGQFGPGWVPPSQYQLREPLLIEEQQRTKEKLKILEEEWEREG; translated from the coding sequence ATGGATAATCCACCAACAGATACACCTCCACCTCTTAAGCGTAACTCAAATGATGTAGGATGGGAGTATGGAGTCTTGTGTGATGCAAGAAGTCTAGACAAAGTCAAATGTAAATTGTGTGGAAAAGAGTTTTCTGGTGGTGTGTTTAGAATGAAAGAACACATTGCTCATCTGAAAGGAAATGTGTCAGCTTGTCCTGTATCAAGTAAAGAagatcaagagaagtgtaaGAAGGCGGTTCTTGAAggaaaaaacaagaagaatCTGAAGCGAAAACATGAGGAAGCTTTGCGGGCAGAGGTGAACATAAGTAAAGACAGTGGTACTGAAGAACTGGAAAGAGAGCTTGGAGCACTTAAAACTCATCACTCCCAAGGTCCTATTGATCAATATGTGAGCAGCATTAACCCTGAAGCTTCTTTGGCGGCACAGACACGACAACAGAGTATCCACGATGCCATTTCTAAAGAGAAAAGACATGTTGTTCGCCAATACTGTTCTAGATGGCTTTACCACACAAGTATCCCTTTCAATGCCATTGACAATGATAGTTTCAGACTATTTTGTGAAGCATTAGGACAGTTTGGGCCTGGTTGGGTGCCTCCAAGTCAGTATCAGCTTAGAGAGCCATTGCTAATTGAAGAACAACAGAGGACAAAGGAAAAATTGAAGATCTTAGAAGAAGAATGGGAAAGGGAAGGCTGA